One window of Centropristis striata isolate RG_2023a ecotype Rhode Island chromosome 21, C.striata_1.0, whole genome shotgun sequence genomic DNA carries:
- the stub1 gene encoding E3 ubiquitin-protein ligase CHIP: MAGSPEKSSTAQELKEQGNRLFLCRKYQEAATCYSKAINRNPSVAVYYTNRALCHVKLQQHDKALADCKHALELDSQSVKAHFFLGQCHLELENYDEAIGNLQKAYNLAKEQRLNFGDDIPSALRIAKKKRWNSIEEKRINQENELHAYLTKLILAEKERELEEYKEKQDDNQNGGDSAKIASKHDKYLMDMDELFSQVDEKRKKREIPDYLCGKISFELMREPCITPSGITYDRKDIEEHLQRVGHFDPVTRSPLTQDQLIPNLAMKEVIDAFIQENGWVEDY; encoded by the exons ATGGCCGGCAGCCCGGAGAAGAGTTCCACCGCGCAGGAGCTGAAGGAGCAGGGGAACCGGCTGTTCCTCTGCCGCAAGTACCAAGAGGCTGCTACATGTTACAGCAAAGCTATT AACCGTAATCCATCGGTGGCAGTGTACTACACCAACAGGGCTCTCTGCCatgtgaagctgcagcagcatgacAAGGCTCTGGCAGATTGTAAGCATGCACTGGAGCTGGACAGCCAGTCTGTCAAGGCCCACTTTTTCTTGGGCCAGTGTCACCTGGAGCTGGAGAACTATGATGAGGCCATCGGCAACCTGCAGAAAG cttatAACCTGGCAAAAGAACAGAGGCTGAATTTTGGTGATGACATCCCCAGCGCCTTGCGCATTGCAAAGAAGAAACGTTGGAATAGCATCGAGGAGAAGCGCATCAACCAGGAGAACGAGCTACATGCCTATCTGACTAAACTCATACTTGCTGAGAAGGAAAG AGAACTTGAAGAATACAAAGAGAAACAGGATGACAATCAAAATGGAGGCGATTCTGCTAAGATTGCATCAAAACAT GACAAGTATCTAATGGACATGGATGAGCTCTTCTCTCAAGTGgatgagaaaagaaaa AAGCGGGAGATCCCAGATTACCTGTGTGGGAAGATCAGCTTTGAGCTAATGCGGGAGCCCTGCATCACACCCAGTGGAATCACCTATGATCGCAAGGACATTGAAGAGCACCTACAG CGagtgggtcattttgacccggTCACCAGGAGTCCCCTGACCCAGGACCAGCTGATCCCGAACCTGGCCATGAAGGAAGTGATTGATGCCTTTATCCAGGAGAACGGCTGGGTGGAGGACTACTGA